Proteins from one Gallus gallus isolate bGalGal1 chromosome 15, bGalGal1.mat.broiler.GRCg7b, whole genome shotgun sequence genomic window:
- the ASCC2 gene encoding activating signal cointegrator 1 complex subunit 2 isoform X1 — protein MPALPLDEIQLTEKDPKTGKLRTLPALHPEIKADRSFVLYRPPPVVRDPALVEEFLERAKFIADDLDWLLALPHDKFWCQVIFDETLQKCLDSYLCYAPRKFDVLLDCHPEVNDMQKHLHRSVFLTFLRMSTHKESKDHFITPSVFGEIIYNNFLFDIPKILDLCVLFGKGNGPLLQKMIENIFTQQPSYFGDLDETLPTVLQVFNNILHKCGLQCEGASAEPQKLEERVNVTPGNMPLQELKDIVLYLCDTCTTLWAFLDVFPLACQTFQNHEFCYRLASFYELAIPELESAIKKRHYEDNSVYADLWRRISHSRKKVMEAFHILINQVCLQPILESSCENIQPYIEEFLQIFTSVLQERRFLRDYDELFPVEDDVSLLQQASSTLDETRTAYILQAVESAWEGVDRKKAQVIQDPTSAAARNGASAMVEDSTEDREELGAAYAAEDECAGAAAAPAAKVSGVELDSLISQVKDLLPDLGEGFILACLEEYSYNAEQVINNILEDKLVPFLDKLDRTMQRQPKPDPTPLVTARYNVFQNDEFDVFSRDSVDVSRIQKGKRREKDTTRSLLNDKRLVAEQRERYSQYSVVVEELPLQPGEAQLYGEDYEDEYDDTYDGNQVGANDADSDDELISRRPFTTPQVLRLKGQEEGQEEEEEEEEEEEEVEKERPKDHFVQDPAVLRERAEARRLAFLARKGHKHDSSAVVGNTKGHGQNRETVQERRKKEANKSTRANHNRRVMADRKRNKGMIPS, from the exons ATGCCGGCGCTGCCACTGGATGAAATCCAGCTTACAGAAAAGGATCCCAAGACAGGGAAGCTGAGAACCTTACCAGCACTG cacccagaaataaaagcagatcgGTCTTTTGTGCTATACAGACCGCCACCTGTTGTCAGAGACCCTGCCTTAGTGGAAGAGTTCTTGGAGCGAGCAAAATTCATTGCAGATGATCTGGACTGGCTTCTGGCTTTGCCTCATGATAAGTTTTGGTGCCAG GTGATATTCGATGAGACACTTCAGAAATGCCTGGATTCCTACCTGTGCTATGCCCCTCGCAAATTTGATGTGCTGTTGGATTGCCATCCAGAGGTGAATGACATGCAGAAGCATCTTCATCGCAGTGTCTTTCTGACCTTCCTAAGGATGTCCACTCACAAGGAGTCCAAG gATCACTTCATCACTCCCTCTGTCTTTGGAGAAATTATTTACAACAATTTCCTGTTCGACATCCCTAAGATACTGGATCTCTGTGTGCTCTTTGGAAAGGGAAATGGTCCCCTGCTCCAGAAGATGATTG AAAATATCTTCACTCAGCAGCCAAGTTACTTTGGTGACCTGGATGAAACTCTGCCCACTGTCCTCCAG GTGTTCAACAATATTTTGCATAAGTGTGGCTTACAGTGTGAAGGAGCCTCTGCCGAGCCCCAGAAATTGGAGGAAAGAGTAAATGTGACCCCAGGGAACATGCCCCTCCAG GAGCTGAAGGACATTGTGCTGTACTTGTGTGACACTTGCACAACGCTCTGGGCATTTCTTGATGTCTTCCCATTGGCTTGCCAGACCTTTCAAAACCACGAGTTTTGCTACAG GTTAGCATCATTCTATGAACTGGCAATTCCTGAGCTGGAGTCTGCAATTAAGAAGAGGCATTATGAAGATAACAG TGTTTATGCTGATTTGTGGAGGAGAATTTCACATTCCAGGAAAAAGGTGATGGAAGCCTTTCACATCCTCATAAACCAAGTGTGTCTGCAGCCAATCTTAGAGAGCAG ctgtgagaATATTCAACCTTACATTGAAGAGTTCCTACAGATCTTTACTTCGGTACTTCAGGAAAGGAG ATTTCTCCGTGACTATGATGAGCTGTTTCCAGTTGAAGATGATGTCAGTCTCCTCCAGCAGGCTTCGTCCACGCT AGATGAGACCAGGACAGCATATATCCTCCAGGCAGTGGAAAGTGCATGGGAAGGTGTAGACAGGAAGAAAGCACAAGTCATTCAAGATCCAacatcagcagcagcacgtAATGGAGCATCAGCAATGGTGGAGGACTCCACTGAGGATAGAGAAGAGCTTGGGGCTGCGTATGCAGCAGAAGATGAG tgtgctggtgcagctgctgcacccGCTGCCAAGGTGTCTGGGGTGGAGCTGGACTCCCTGATCTCTCAAGTGAAAGACCTGCTGCCAGACCTCGGGGAGGGCTTCATCCTGGCCTGCCTGGAAGAGTACAGTTACAATGCAGAGCAAGTGATCAACAACATCCTTGAAGATAAGCTGGTGCCATTCTTGGATAAACTGGACCGAACAATGCAAAG ACAACCAAAGCCAGACCCGACACCTCTGGTCACTGCTCGCTACAACGTCTTCCAGAATGACGAGTTTGATGTGTTCAGCAGGGATTCAGTGGATGTTTCTCGGATACAGAAAGGCAAGCG GAGGGAGAAGGACACAACCAGGAGTCTGCTGAACGACAAGCGCCTGGTGGCTGAGCAGAGGGAGCGCTACAGCCAGTACAGCGTGGTCGTGGAGGAGCTGCCCCTGCAGCCAGGAGAAGCTCAGCTCTATGGGGAGGACTATGAGGATGAGTACGATGACACCTACGATGGAAACCAAGTGGGGGCAAATGATGCTGACTCAGATGATGAGCTGATCAGCAGGAG gCCGTTCACAACCCCTCAAGTTCTGAGACTCAAAGGGCAGGaggaagggcaggaggaggaggaagaggaagaagaagaagaagaggaagttgAAAAGGAAAGACCAAAG GACCACTTCGTGCAGGACCCAGCTGTGCTGCGGGAGAGAGCTGAAGCCAGGCGGTTGGCTTTCCTTGCCAGGAAGGG GCACAAGCACgacagctctgctgttgttgGGAACACAAAAGGACACGGGCAGAACCGGGAAACGGTGCAGGAACgaaggaagaaggaagcaaacaaaagcacGAGGGCGAATCATAATCGGCGGGTCATGGCCGACAGAAAGAGGAATAAAGGCATGATTCCTTCCTGA
- the ASCC2 gene encoding activating signal cointegrator 1 complex subunit 2 isoform X2, which translates to MPALPLDEIQLTEKDPKTGKLRTLPALHPEIKADRSFVLYRPPPVVRDPALVEEFLERAKFIADDLDWLLALPHDKFWCQVIFDETLQKCLDSYLCYAPRKFDVLLDCHPEVNDMQKHLHRSVFLTFLRMSTHKESKDHFITPSVFGEIIYNNFLFDIPKILDLCVLFGKGNGPLLQKMIENIFTQQPSYFGDLDETLPTVLQELKDIVLYLCDTCTTLWAFLDVFPLACQTFQNHEFCYRLASFYELAIPELESAIKKRHYEDNSVYADLWRRISHSRKKVMEAFHILINQVCLQPILESSCENIQPYIEEFLQIFTSVLQERRFLRDYDELFPVEDDVSLLQQASSTLDETRTAYILQAVESAWEGVDRKKAQVIQDPTSAAARNGASAMVEDSTEDREELGAAYAAEDECAGAAAAPAAKVSGVELDSLISQVKDLLPDLGEGFILACLEEYSYNAEQVINNILEDKLVPFLDKLDRTMQRQPKPDPTPLVTARYNVFQNDEFDVFSRDSVDVSRIQKGKRREKDTTRSLLNDKRLVAEQRERYSQYSVVVEELPLQPGEAQLYGEDYEDEYDDTYDGNQVGANDADSDDELISRRPFTTPQVLRLKGQEEGQEEEEEEEEEEEEVEKERPKDHFVQDPAVLRERAEARRLAFLARKGHKHDSSAVVGNTKGHGQNRETVQERRKKEANKSTRANHNRRVMADRKRNKGMIPS; encoded by the exons ATGCCGGCGCTGCCACTGGATGAAATCCAGCTTACAGAAAAGGATCCCAAGACAGGGAAGCTGAGAACCTTACCAGCACTG cacccagaaataaaagcagatcgGTCTTTTGTGCTATACAGACCGCCACCTGTTGTCAGAGACCCTGCCTTAGTGGAAGAGTTCTTGGAGCGAGCAAAATTCATTGCAGATGATCTGGACTGGCTTCTGGCTTTGCCTCATGATAAGTTTTGGTGCCAG GTGATATTCGATGAGACACTTCAGAAATGCCTGGATTCCTACCTGTGCTATGCCCCTCGCAAATTTGATGTGCTGTTGGATTGCCATCCAGAGGTGAATGACATGCAGAAGCATCTTCATCGCAGTGTCTTTCTGACCTTCCTAAGGATGTCCACTCACAAGGAGTCCAAG gATCACTTCATCACTCCCTCTGTCTTTGGAGAAATTATTTACAACAATTTCCTGTTCGACATCCCTAAGATACTGGATCTCTGTGTGCTCTTTGGAAAGGGAAATGGTCCCCTGCTCCAGAAGATGATTG AAAATATCTTCACTCAGCAGCCAAGTTACTTTGGTGACCTGGATGAAACTCTGCCCACTGTCCTCCAG GAGCTGAAGGACATTGTGCTGTACTTGTGTGACACTTGCACAACGCTCTGGGCATTTCTTGATGTCTTCCCATTGGCTTGCCAGACCTTTCAAAACCACGAGTTTTGCTACAG GTTAGCATCATTCTATGAACTGGCAATTCCTGAGCTGGAGTCTGCAATTAAGAAGAGGCATTATGAAGATAACAG TGTTTATGCTGATTTGTGGAGGAGAATTTCACATTCCAGGAAAAAGGTGATGGAAGCCTTTCACATCCTCATAAACCAAGTGTGTCTGCAGCCAATCTTAGAGAGCAG ctgtgagaATATTCAACCTTACATTGAAGAGTTCCTACAGATCTTTACTTCGGTACTTCAGGAAAGGAG ATTTCTCCGTGACTATGATGAGCTGTTTCCAGTTGAAGATGATGTCAGTCTCCTCCAGCAGGCTTCGTCCACGCT AGATGAGACCAGGACAGCATATATCCTCCAGGCAGTGGAAAGTGCATGGGAAGGTGTAGACAGGAAGAAAGCACAAGTCATTCAAGATCCAacatcagcagcagcacgtAATGGAGCATCAGCAATGGTGGAGGACTCCACTGAGGATAGAGAAGAGCTTGGGGCTGCGTATGCAGCAGAAGATGAG tgtgctggtgcagctgctgcacccGCTGCCAAGGTGTCTGGGGTGGAGCTGGACTCCCTGATCTCTCAAGTGAAAGACCTGCTGCCAGACCTCGGGGAGGGCTTCATCCTGGCCTGCCTGGAAGAGTACAGTTACAATGCAGAGCAAGTGATCAACAACATCCTTGAAGATAAGCTGGTGCCATTCTTGGATAAACTGGACCGAACAATGCAAAG ACAACCAAAGCCAGACCCGACACCTCTGGTCACTGCTCGCTACAACGTCTTCCAGAATGACGAGTTTGATGTGTTCAGCAGGGATTCAGTGGATGTTTCTCGGATACAGAAAGGCAAGCG GAGGGAGAAGGACACAACCAGGAGTCTGCTGAACGACAAGCGCCTGGTGGCTGAGCAGAGGGAGCGCTACAGCCAGTACAGCGTGGTCGTGGAGGAGCTGCCCCTGCAGCCAGGAGAAGCTCAGCTCTATGGGGAGGACTATGAGGATGAGTACGATGACACCTACGATGGAAACCAAGTGGGGGCAAATGATGCTGACTCAGATGATGAGCTGATCAGCAGGAG gCCGTTCACAACCCCTCAAGTTCTGAGACTCAAAGGGCAGGaggaagggcaggaggaggaggaagaggaagaagaagaagaagaggaagttgAAAAGGAAAGACCAAAG GACCACTTCGTGCAGGACCCAGCTGTGCTGCGGGAGAGAGCTGAAGCCAGGCGGTTGGCTTTCCTTGCCAGGAAGGG GCACAAGCACgacagctctgctgttgttgGGAACACAAAAGGACACGGGCAGAACCGGGAAACGGTGCAGGAACgaaggaagaaggaagcaaacaaaagcacGAGGGCGAATCATAATCGGCGGGTCATGGCCGACAGAAAGAGGAATAAAGGCATGATTCCTTCCTGA
- the ASCC2 gene encoding activating signal cointegrator 1 complex subunit 2 isoform X3: MQKHLHRSVFLTFLRMSTHKESKDHFITPSVFGEIIYNNFLFDIPKILDLCVLFGKGNGPLLQKMIENIFTQQPSYFGDLDETLPTVLQVFNNILHKCGLQCEGASAEPQKLEERVNVTPGNMPLQELKDIVLYLCDTCTTLWAFLDVFPLACQTFQNHEFCYRLASFYELAIPELESAIKKRHYEDNSVYADLWRRISHSRKKVMEAFHILINQVCLQPILESSCENIQPYIEEFLQIFTSVLQERRFLRDYDELFPVEDDVSLLQQASSTLDETRTAYILQAVESAWEGVDRKKAQVIQDPTSAAARNGASAMVEDSTEDREELGAAYAAEDECAGAAAAPAAKVSGVELDSLISQVKDLLPDLGEGFILACLEEYSYNAEQVINNILEDKLVPFLDKLDRTMQRQPKPDPTPLVTARYNVFQNDEFDVFSRDSVDVSRIQKGKRREKDTTRSLLNDKRLVAEQRERYSQYSVVVEELPLQPGEAQLYGEDYEDEYDDTYDGNQVGANDADSDDELISRRPFTTPQVLRLKGQEEGQEEEEEEEEEEEEVEKERPKDHFVQDPAVLRERAEARRLAFLARKGHKHDSSAVVGNTKGHGQNRETVQERRKKEANKSTRANHNRRVMADRKRNKGMIPS; this comes from the exons ATGCAGAAGCATCTTCATCGCAGTGTCTTTCTGACCTTCCTAAGGATGTCCACTCACAAGGAGTCCAAG gATCACTTCATCACTCCCTCTGTCTTTGGAGAAATTATTTACAACAATTTCCTGTTCGACATCCCTAAGATACTGGATCTCTGTGTGCTCTTTGGAAAGGGAAATGGTCCCCTGCTCCAGAAGATGATTG AAAATATCTTCACTCAGCAGCCAAGTTACTTTGGTGACCTGGATGAAACTCTGCCCACTGTCCTCCAG GTGTTCAACAATATTTTGCATAAGTGTGGCTTACAGTGTGAAGGAGCCTCTGCCGAGCCCCAGAAATTGGAGGAAAGAGTAAATGTGACCCCAGGGAACATGCCCCTCCAG GAGCTGAAGGACATTGTGCTGTACTTGTGTGACACTTGCACAACGCTCTGGGCATTTCTTGATGTCTTCCCATTGGCTTGCCAGACCTTTCAAAACCACGAGTTTTGCTACAG GTTAGCATCATTCTATGAACTGGCAATTCCTGAGCTGGAGTCTGCAATTAAGAAGAGGCATTATGAAGATAACAG TGTTTATGCTGATTTGTGGAGGAGAATTTCACATTCCAGGAAAAAGGTGATGGAAGCCTTTCACATCCTCATAAACCAAGTGTGTCTGCAGCCAATCTTAGAGAGCAG ctgtgagaATATTCAACCTTACATTGAAGAGTTCCTACAGATCTTTACTTCGGTACTTCAGGAAAGGAG ATTTCTCCGTGACTATGATGAGCTGTTTCCAGTTGAAGATGATGTCAGTCTCCTCCAGCAGGCTTCGTCCACGCT AGATGAGACCAGGACAGCATATATCCTCCAGGCAGTGGAAAGTGCATGGGAAGGTGTAGACAGGAAGAAAGCACAAGTCATTCAAGATCCAacatcagcagcagcacgtAATGGAGCATCAGCAATGGTGGAGGACTCCACTGAGGATAGAGAAGAGCTTGGGGCTGCGTATGCAGCAGAAGATGAG tgtgctggtgcagctgctgcacccGCTGCCAAGGTGTCTGGGGTGGAGCTGGACTCCCTGATCTCTCAAGTGAAAGACCTGCTGCCAGACCTCGGGGAGGGCTTCATCCTGGCCTGCCTGGAAGAGTACAGTTACAATGCAGAGCAAGTGATCAACAACATCCTTGAAGATAAGCTGGTGCCATTCTTGGATAAACTGGACCGAACAATGCAAAG ACAACCAAAGCCAGACCCGACACCTCTGGTCACTGCTCGCTACAACGTCTTCCAGAATGACGAGTTTGATGTGTTCAGCAGGGATTCAGTGGATGTTTCTCGGATACAGAAAGGCAAGCG GAGGGAGAAGGACACAACCAGGAGTCTGCTGAACGACAAGCGCCTGGTGGCTGAGCAGAGGGAGCGCTACAGCCAGTACAGCGTGGTCGTGGAGGAGCTGCCCCTGCAGCCAGGAGAAGCTCAGCTCTATGGGGAGGACTATGAGGATGAGTACGATGACACCTACGATGGAAACCAAGTGGGGGCAAATGATGCTGACTCAGATGATGAGCTGATCAGCAGGAG gCCGTTCACAACCCCTCAAGTTCTGAGACTCAAAGGGCAGGaggaagggcaggaggaggaggaagaggaagaagaagaagaagaggaagttgAAAAGGAAAGACCAAAG GACCACTTCGTGCAGGACCCAGCTGTGCTGCGGGAGAGAGCTGAAGCCAGGCGGTTGGCTTTCCTTGCCAGGAAGGG GCACAAGCACgacagctctgctgttgttgGGAACACAAAAGGACACGGGCAGAACCGGGAAACGGTGCAGGAACgaaggaagaaggaagcaaacaaaagcacGAGGGCGAATCATAATCGGCGGGTCATGGCCGACAGAAAGAGGAATAAAGGCATGATTCCTTCCTGA